CATGACGGACATTGTCATATGCTTTGTCAAAGTCACCAGCGACATAGTTGTCAAATGCCCAAACTAGTTGCTCCACGTGCATTTTTAGTCCAGCTTCTAGTTCGCTTGCTTTTAGGCGACTTTCTGTTGCAGTGTCCAGAAACGCTGCTTGTTCTGCTGTATATTCATCCAACTCGGCTAATGCCTGTTGTCTGCCTTCTTCATTTTCTTCCGCAGTAGCTGTTACATAATCTACGAAATATCCAATATGGCTGCTCCAAATTTCTTTGAATGCTGCTCCGCCTTCTTCACCATAAACGGAAGCTACTGCTGCGGACAAATCATTTGTATTTGCATTTAATGCGCCAGCTGCTTGCTCGAAGTCTTCTGCTCCGTCAATTCCTTTTTGCATCGCTACGACTGCCAAGAAAGCATGCTCTGATAACAATGCATCTAAAGAAGCTCTCAAGTCAGATGCCGGTGTGGATACAGAGGCGTGTGGATGATGATGTTCTCCATCGTGTGCACTTGCTACTTGAAAAGTCGGTACTAATAATCCTACGCTAAGTGGTACGGCTACCATTGCTTTTTTCCAGTTCATGATCTAAGCACTCCTTTTTAGTTGGTTTCACTTACCTAACGGAGCAGATCAGAAACTGGATCACTTTTTTTGAAAAAAATAAAAAAGTCTTCCACTTTGTCTGTATAATGGAAATTAGAAGTGGTTGAAAAATACATATCGTGGGAGTAATACCATGAAGCTACCTATTTCAAAATTAGATATCCACAAACTTACCGATGAACAAATGACTGACCTATTATTTAAAAATATTAAAGATGACAATAGAAATGGCGACTGTATTTTCGTTCCTGGGAGTAGCAAGGCGGTCCAATATCGGTTGCCTCCAGCTATTCAGCTCTATAAGGAAGGAAGAGCAGGGAAAATATTATTTTCAGGTGGAGTAATTTGGGACGGTAACAAACTTAGCGAGGCACAGCTCTTGGCAGAGAAGGCGATGGAATTAGGGGTGCCTTCTGAGGATATCCTCATTGAAAACCAGTCCCTGCACACAAAGGAAAATGTCCTGGCATCTTTGCTCGTATTAGATAGAGCGCTCCATCTTCATAAAATAAACCGGTTGCTTGTGGTGACAAGTCATTATCATATGAGACGGATGAACTTGAAACTCCAAACTTATATGCCAAATTGGATTGATTATTCTCTTTGTCCTGTCAATGACAGAACTACACGAGAAGACAACTGGTTTCTTAATCCCTATGGTAGACAACGGGTGGAGGCAGAGTCTGCTAAGCTGATCAGTTATGTGAAACAGGGAATTATCATAGATCAGGAGTTGGAATTTACCAATCTCCCATAAGTACGAAAATTTTATTTAACACCAGGAGGTACACATTGAAAAAAAACATATCATTTCAATTTCCAATTGAAAAGCAAGATTACACCGAACTATTCCGATACATGCCATATTTTAAATCTATCTTCAAAATGGCGACTGTAGGGAACTTGGTTGCACTCTTTTTATTTTGTGGTTACAACATTATTGCCAACCTTCAGATCGCACAAGATGGCACGCAATTCCTTATTTTGAATATTGTTACCGTCGTTATTGGATTTGTCATGTACTATGTCATTCTGTTCTTGATCCGCTTGTTCTTCAGGAAGATTATTGAGAATAGAAGCAACAAACTCCATTCGCTATATTTTAAATCCAATAATACCTATCAAGTTGGGTTCGATCCCCGTTTTAATGCCTTTGTACTTGGGAAGGAAAAGATGAAAATTCCTGCTGACCAATCCTTCACCGTGATTGAAACAGAACGTAATTTATTGTTTTATGTGGGCAAAGGAAAAGGAAAGGAGGACAAGTTCTTCATCTCAAAATCGGGTTCGGCACCCGACCATGCGCTAAAGCTCGAGCGCTTCACCACTATGTTACAAGAGAAGGGAATTGCCGTACAAACGACAAAACCAATCTAATATTACCGGTTTTTGAAAATATCAGAAACCAATCTAGGCGTTTTTTCATACTATGGTGTTGAGGTGAAATTATGGCTAGAGTTAAGTTTACAGATTCAGATGTAGCGTTAGTGGCAAGGATGATGAGAGCGGAAGCAGAGGGTGAAGGCAAGCAAGGTATGCTTTATGTCGGCAATGTTATAACCAATCGTGCAGTAGCCGATTGTTTAGATTTCAAAGAAGTAAGAACCATTCGGCAAGTTATCTATCAAGTGCAAGGCGGAAATTATTCATTTGAAGCGGTTCAAAAGGGTAATTTATTTTATAACAGAGCAAGATCGGTTGAAAAAAACTTAGCTAGAAAGACGTTGACTTCTTGGAGAGAGCATCCAGCAAAATATGCCTTATGGTATTTCAATCCTTACGCACCATGTCCTCCAACATGGTATGATCAACCTTTTTCCGGTCAATTCAAACAGCATTGTTATTACGAACCGATTGCGGGTACTTGTGCAAGTGTTTATTCGTGAACCAACTATCATTACTTATTAGAGGACTCTTTGGCAGCTATGCGGAGTTCTCTTTTTTATAGGAAAAGATTAAATTCATTTCCTGTTATTGGGTTTTTAATGGGAGAATGGTAGAATTATAGGGATGGTTTTACTTGGAATGGGGTGTGTAATCTGACTATTAATTTCGGGTATGCGGAGAACATTATGGAGTTGCTTTGTATCTTACTTGCATGGGGATTGATTGCTGTGCTTGTTATTCGTATTTATCTTGGGCAAGATGCAGAAGAACGTCCAAAATTATGGAAGATAATTATTGCTGTTTTATTGGGGCTGTTTTCATTTACCTTCTCGTTCCCACTTTTTAATGAACCATTTTCCATTGCAATTCTTCCACTTGGAGTATGGATATTATATGGGCTATTGAATAGAAAAGGACGTTGGCAAGCTTACCGGAAATATGCTTGGACGGGATTTGGAGGCAACTTTATATTTTTGAGTACAGCAATTCTTGCGATCGGATTAGCTACTGTGTTCTATCCAAGCGATGAAGTGCGGACGTATCTTACAGATGTTTCAGAAGTGGAATTGTTGGTGACTCACCCATCTGGCGGCGAAGTGAAAATAAATGAGGAAAAGTTTAAGGACTCTCTATCTACTTTTAATTACGAGCGCTCGAACGTCATTCAATGGTTTGAAGAAATACGAGAGCAGATTTGGCCAGAAGAAGAGAGTGAAGAGCCAGTCGAAATTCAAGAGAAATTTCCATATCTGTTAACAGGCGTAAAAACGAAAACTGGTGACAAGATTCGTGTTTATGTGGAACAAGACGGTAAGGGACTGCTTGTTACCACGAAGGAAAAACAGCATTACTATCGATCAAAGACGGCTTCCTTTTTAGAAGAAAGGGGGAATGCTGAATGACGAAAAAAGCAATTTTTCTAATATTCTTTGTAGTAGCTTTAATCGCTGGCACTATTATAACGTACATAATGATGACACCAAAAGCGTTCTATTCAGAGGACGAAATCATCGAAAATATGGATTATTTAACTCAAGAAATTGAAGTGTTAGATAGTATGCAATTAGATGAAAAAACTTATTTTGTCCCACACTTATCAAATGATGGTAAATCCTATGGTTCTAGCATTTGGGTGTGGAGTGGTTGGAAATGGGAATGTGTTGGTGCAACGACCGCTTCTGATCCACAAATAGTAGTTAATGAGGGGAACTCTTATATTTTCTGGAATGTTCACCCTAAGGATGAGGTACGTGAATGGGAGTTTTATTTAACATCTGAGCGGAATTATTCTGTAACGTCGGTAGGGGATAATAATCAGTTGGAGGTTTATTATCCAAAGATACAGATGAAACATTCTGTAGAATTAGAAAAGGGAAGTTATGGGTATGTAAAAGTGCCAAGTAAATGGAAAGAAGTGATTGGTTCCTTTGATTCGTATCCAGCTGAAACGGGAATTATTCCTTCCAGCCATTCGTATATGTATCAATGGCAGGCTTTTAATGACGACGGAGAATCAATTCGTCTTGAGCATACGTTCCGACGCGGTGGAGGAGGTTCTTATGGTGGGAATTATTTCTACCATATGACACAGTTAAATCCTGAAAATTTGGAATAGACCTGAAAGAATTAGTAAAGAAGATTTGAGGTAATAGAAATGTTTCAACAATCAAGCAAGCAATATTATATTTTGGTGTTTCTTTTATTTATTTCTGTATTATATGGATTTCAGAAGCATGTGGAAGTGAATAAGCAACAAGATTTTTTGGAACCGCATCTTAAAGAAATGGTAGGGAACTTGCAATCGGAGACCAATACTATTTCAAGTATCATGCAAAGGCTGATGAGTGAAAAAGAGATTCCTTATGCCCAATGGGTTCAATTGAAGAATGGATTCAACTACATAGAGGATACTAGCTATGAAATTGAAAAGCTGGCCAAGGCGATTTATCCACGGCATTCTGATGGATTACAGTTTGCAACTAAAACTAGTGCTAGTTTAATTGCAGAGGAATTAAGATATATCGAGGAAACACTGTTGGAAGAGGATATGGATAGATTGGATACAGTCGCTTTTCCTACGGAAGTTGAAGCGACATTAGTCCGCATACATGACACTGCAGCTGGGTGGAGTGAAGCAACAAATCCTTTTATAGGCTTACCGAGCAATTTATTAAGCCGAACAGGTTGGGTAGATATGCTAAAAGAGATGGAAGATGATTCAATTGCGTATCAGGGTGATTATGGGAGCTAACTAAAATTAGGTGTGGCGGAGGTTCTGTTGATGTTGATGGGCCTCTCTTTTTATTACATGGATAGGTTCTATACGCCCGAAGCATGATGGAAAACAGTTGAACGGTTATATAAAACGGCTCTATACGCCTGAAGCAACATGAAAATAGTGTTAAAGGTCATATAGAACGGCTCTATACGCCTGAAGCAACATGAAAACAGTGTTAAAGGTCACATAGAACGGCTCTATACGCCCGAAGGAACATGAAAATAGTGTTAAAGGGCATATAGAACGGCTCTATATGCCCGAAGTATCCCTAACACAGGTTCAACTGTCTTCAACATATTAAAAAATGACAGAATATTAAATAAATGAAACTTTTCATAAAAGTAATCGTATAAATATATATAAGATCAAAAGGAGGAGTCTCACATGATCTGGTTATTTATCATCGTACCAATAGTGCTACTTGTCGGAATAACTATCTATATGGATAAAAGAAATAAAGGAATGGGCCAGGCTCCGGATGTAAACAGAGGCAATCAAAATATTGAATCCGAAACAACTAGAAATCAATTCAACCAGTGGAACAATCATGGTGGGGGAAGCGATGGCGGAGGATCAAACTAAGATGGATTACGCTATCCAAGCAAACCATCAAAACATGAAAATCTTGAAGGCTTCCATCGATTGTTTTGGAAGTCATCTTAAGCTTAAAATCACTTTACCTGATGGAAATATAGTAATCAGGTGGGGGCTTGCTGACGAGGATTACTTAAGAATTAGAAATATCATCAAAGAAAATTATTTTGATAGCCTAGAAGTAGGCTATCATTATGAGTTACTCCCCTATGTTGGTGTAAGTCTTGACAAACCAAATGGTAAACAAAAATTCCTTGCAAACCTCCGTTGTGTACAAGGACAAAAAGCTGCAAGAATTGAATTCGAATGCTCAGAAAGGTTTGCTGGGAATATGGAGTGGTTTAAAAATGATGTTAGGTGTAT
This window of the Sutcliffiella horikoshii genome carries:
- a CDS encoding YdcF family protein: MKLPISKLDIHKLTDEQMTDLLFKNIKDDNRNGDCIFVPGSSKAVQYRLPPAIQLYKEGRAGKILFSGGVIWDGNKLSEAQLLAEKAMELGVPSEDILIENQSLHTKENVLASLLVLDRALHLHKINRLLVVTSHYHMRRMNLKLQTYMPNWIDYSLCPVNDRTTREDNWFLNPYGRQRVEAESAKLISYVKQGIIIDQELEFTNLP
- a CDS encoding cell wall hydrolase; translated protein: MARVKFTDSDVALVARMMRAEAEGEGKQGMLYVGNVITNRAVADCLDFKEVRTIRQVIYQVQGGNYSFEAVQKGNLFYNRARSVEKNLARKTLTSWREHPAKYALWYFNPYAPCPPTWYDQPFSGQFKQHCYYEPIAGTCASVYS